Proteins from a genomic interval of Bradyrhizobium sp. CCBAU 53340:
- the gltA gene encoding citrate synthase, with protein MDAKESPKTATLTVGNKNFDLPILSGSVGPDVVDIGKLYGQSGLFTYDPGFTSTASCQSKITYIDGDAGVLEYRGYPIEQLAEHGDFLETCYLLLYGNLPTAAQKKDFDYRVTHHTMVHEQMARFFQGFRRDAHPMAIMVAAVGALAAFYHDSTDINDPKQRMIASMRMIAKIPTLAAMAYKYTVGQPFVYPKNSLGFAENFLNMCFAVPCEDYKVSPVLADALEKIFILHADHEQNASTSTVRIAGSSGANPFACIAAGIACLWGPAHGGANEAALNMLYQIGTVDKIPEFIAKVKDKNSEVRLMGFGHRVYKNYDPRAKIMQKMCHAVLKEMGHGDDPMLKVALELEKIALSDQYFIDRKLYPNVDFYSGITLKAMGFPVSMFTVLFAVARTVGWISQWSEMIEDPQQKIGRPRQLYTGVTRRDYVAINDRK; from the coding sequence ATGGACGCCAAAGAAAGCCCAAAGACCGCCACGCTGACGGTCGGAAACAAGAATTTCGATCTCCCGATCCTCAGCGGCAGCGTCGGGCCCGATGTCGTCGATATCGGCAAGCTCTACGGCCAGTCGGGCCTGTTCACCTACGATCCCGGCTTCACCTCGACCGCGAGCTGCCAGTCCAAGATCACCTATATCGACGGTGATGCGGGCGTGCTGGAATACCGCGGCTATCCCATCGAGCAGCTCGCCGAGCACGGCGACTTCCTGGAGACCTGCTATCTCCTGCTTTACGGGAACCTGCCGACCGCCGCGCAGAAGAAGGATTTCGACTACCGCGTGACCCATCACACGATGGTGCACGAGCAGATGGCCCGCTTCTTCCAGGGCTTCCGCCGCGACGCCCATCCGATGGCGATCATGGTGGCCGCTGTCGGCGCGCTCGCCGCCTTCTATCACGACTCGACCGACATCAACGATCCGAAGCAGCGCATGATCGCGTCCATGCGCATGATCGCGAAGATCCCGACGCTGGCTGCGATGGCCTACAAATACACGGTCGGCCAGCCCTTCGTGTATCCGAAGAACTCGCTCGGCTTTGCCGAGAACTTCCTGAACATGTGCTTCGCGGTGCCTTGCGAGGATTACAAGGTCAGCCCGGTGCTGGCCGACGCGCTGGAGAAGATCTTCATCCTGCACGCCGACCACGAGCAGAACGCCTCGACCTCGACGGTGCGCATCGCCGGCTCCTCGGGCGCCAACCCGTTCGCGTGCATCGCGGCCGGCATCGCCTGCCTCTGGGGCCCGGCGCATGGCGGCGCCAACGAAGCCGCGCTGAACATGCTCTATCAGATCGGTACGGTCGACAAGATCCCCGAGTTCATCGCCAAGGTGAAGGACAAGAACTCTGAAGTCCGCCTGATGGGCTTTGGCCATCGCGTCTACAAGAACTACGATCCGCGCGCCAAGATCATGCAGAAGATGTGTCACGCCGTGCTCAAGGAAATGGGCCATGGCGACGATCCGATGCTGAAGGTGGCGCTCGAGCTCGAGAAGATCGCGCTCAGCGACCAGTACTTCATCGACCGCAAGCTGTATCCGAACGTCGACTTCTATTCGGGCATCACGCTGAAGGCGATGGGCTTCCCGGTCTCGATGTTCACCGTGCTGTTCGCGGTCGCCCGCACCGTCGGCTGGATCAGCCAGTGGAGCGAGATGATCGAGGATCCGCAGCAGAAGATCGGCCGTCCGCGCCAGCTCTACACCGGCGTCACCCGCCGCGACTACGTCGCGATCAACGATCGCAAGTAA
- the gltX gene encoding glutamate--tRNA ligase has protein sequence MTDSVVTRFAPSPTGFLHIGGARTALFNWLYAKKHGGKMLLRIEDTDRERSTEAAIGAILDGLKWLELGWDGDVIYQFSRAARHREVAEQLLADGKAYRCYATAEELAAMREKARSEGRTRLYDGMWRDRDPATAPADVKPTIRLRAPQTGETVIEDQVQGRVVWQNENLDDLVLLRGDGNPTYMLAVVVDDHDMGVTHVIRGDDHLINAARQKQIYDAMGWALPNMSHIPLIHGPDGSKLSKRHGALGVDAYRAMGYLPAALRNYLVRLGWSHGDQEIFSTEEMIAAFDLASVGRAAARFDFAKLENLNGHYIRHADDQALLKMFEDVLDHVVPPRDEIKAKLNDITRAQLLKAMPALKERAKTLLELIDGAYFIFADRPLQLDPKAAALLTPDNRKLIGQLHSALENVETWSGATTEAALRAFAEKNSLKLGAVAQPLRAALTGRTTSPGIFEVLDVLGRQESLARLKDQATT, from the coding sequence ATGACCGATTCCGTCGTCACGCGCTTTGCGCCCTCTCCGACCGGCTTCCTCCATATCGGAGGCGCCCGCACGGCGCTGTTCAACTGGCTCTATGCGAAGAAGCACGGCGGCAAGATGCTGCTCCGGATCGAGGACACCGACCGGGAACGCTCCACCGAGGCCGCGATCGGCGCGATCCTGGACGGGCTGAAATGGCTGGAGCTCGGCTGGGATGGCGACGTCATCTACCAGTTCAGCCGGGCCGCCCGCCACCGCGAGGTCGCCGAGCAGCTGCTCGCCGACGGCAAGGCCTATCGTTGCTACGCCACCGCCGAGGAGCTTGCCGCCATGCGCGAGAAGGCGCGCAGCGAGGGCCGCACCCGCCTCTATGACGGCATGTGGCGCGACCGCGATCCGGCAACCGCGCCGGCTGACGTCAAGCCGACAATCCGCCTGCGCGCGCCGCAGACCGGCGAGACCGTGATCGAGGACCAGGTCCAGGGCCGCGTGGTCTGGCAGAACGAGAATCTCGACGACCTCGTCCTGCTGCGCGGCGACGGCAACCCGACCTACATGCTCGCGGTGGTGGTGGACGACCACGACATGGGCGTCACCCACGTCATCCGCGGCGACGACCATCTGATCAACGCCGCGCGCCAGAAGCAGATTTATGATGCCATGGGCTGGGCGCTGCCGAACATGTCCCACATCCCCCTCATCCACGGCCCGGACGGCTCAAAGCTCTCCAAGCGCCACGGCGCGCTGGGCGTCGATGCCTACCGGGCCATGGGATACCTCCCGGCAGCGCTCCGCAATTACCTCGTCCGGCTCGGCTGGAGCCATGGCGACCAGGAGATCTTCTCGACCGAGGAGATGATCGCCGCCTTCGATCTCGCCAGTGTCGGCCGCGCCGCCGCCCGCTTCGACTTCGCCAAGCTGGAAAACCTCAACGGCCACTACATCCGCCACGCCGACGATCAAGCGCTCTTGAAGATGTTCGAGGACGTGCTTGACCACGTCGTGCCCCCCCGCGACGAGATTAAAGCCAAGTTAAACGACATCACGCGCGCGCAGCTCCTCAAGGCGATGCCGGCCCTGAAGGAGCGCGCCAAGACGCTGCTCGAGCTGATCGACGGCGCCTATTTCATCTTCGCCGACCGGCCGTTGCAGCTCGATCCCAAGGCAGCCGCCCTGCTGACGCCTGACAACCGCAAGCTGATCGGCCAGCTTCATTCCGCGCTGGAGAATGTCGAGACCTGGAGCGGCGCCACCACGGAAGCCGCGCTGCGCGCCTTTGCCGAGAAAAATAGTCTCAAGCTCGGCGCCGTCGCCCAGCCTTTGCGGGCGGCGCTGACCGGACGGACCACGTCGCCTGGTATATTTGAGGTTTTGGACGTGCTGGGACGCCAGGAAAGCCTCGCCCGGCTTAAGGATCAGGCTACGACGTAA
- a CDS encoding glutamine--tRNA ligase/YqeY domain fusion protein gives MTEPVATEVGRDFIRDIIQADLDQAKYKEIVTRFPPEPNGYLHIGHAKSIALNFGIAQEFPGRCHLRFDDTNPVKEEQEYIDSIQADVHWLGYDWGKNLFYASDYFDRLYEWAEKLIRDGLAYVDDQSQEEIRLSRGTLTEPGKNSPFRDRSVDENLDLFRRMKAGEFPNGARVLRAKIDMASGNINLRDPVLYRILHAHHPRTGTKWCIYPSYDYAHGQSDAIEGITHSICTLEFEDHRPLYDWFIEKLPVPSKPHQYEMARLNLTYTLLSKRVLTQLVRDGHVAGWDDPRMPTMAGMRRRGVPPAALREFVKRIGVAKANSVVDVGMLEFCIREELNRTAQRRMAVLRPLKVVIENYPVGQTEELEAINHPDDPSAGTRKITFGRELYIEQDDFMENPPKKFFRLSPGNEVRLRYAYFVKCTGVIKNDKGEVVELRCTYDPATKGGNAPDGRKVKATMHWLPAATSVPAEIRIYNQLFANPSPDASNFAADLNPNSLEILSDARVEASVAESNATEPMQFERQGYFVRDKDSTPGKPVFSRTIGLRDTFAKEVAKG, from the coding sequence ATGACAGAACCGGTGGCGACTGAGGTTGGGCGCGATTTCATTCGTGACATCATCCAGGCCGACCTCGATCAGGCCAAGTACAAGGAGATCGTGACCCGGTTCCCACCGGAGCCGAACGGCTACCTGCATATCGGCCACGCCAAGTCGATCGCGCTCAATTTCGGCATCGCCCAGGAGTTTCCGGGCCGCTGCCACTTACGCTTCGACGACACCAACCCGGTCAAGGAAGAGCAGGAATATATCGATTCCATCCAGGCCGACGTGCATTGGCTCGGCTACGATTGGGGCAAGAACCTGTTCTATGCCTCGGATTATTTCGACCGCCTGTACGAATGGGCGGAGAAGCTGATCCGCGACGGGCTCGCTTATGTCGACGACCAGTCCCAGGAAGAGATCCGCCTCTCGCGCGGCACGCTGACCGAGCCTGGCAAGAACTCGCCGTTCCGCGACCGCAGCGTGGATGAGAACCTCGACCTGTTCCGCCGCATGAAGGCGGGCGAATTTCCCAACGGTGCGCGCGTGCTGCGAGCCAAGATCGACATGGCCTCGGGCAACATCAATCTGCGCGATCCCGTGCTGTACCGCATTCTGCATGCGCACCATCCGCGCACCGGGACCAAGTGGTGCATCTATCCGAGCTACGACTATGCCCATGGCCAGTCCGACGCGATCGAGGGCATTACGCACTCGATCTGCACGCTGGAGTTCGAGGATCATCGGCCGCTCTACGACTGGTTCATCGAGAAATTGCCGGTGCCGTCCAAGCCGCACCAGTACGAAATGGCGCGGCTCAATCTGACCTACACGCTGCTCTCCAAGCGCGTGCTGACCCAGCTCGTCCGCGACGGCCATGTCGCGGGCTGGGACGACCCGCGCATGCCCACCATGGCGGGAATGCGCCGCCGCGGCGTGCCGCCGGCGGCCTTGCGCGAGTTCGTCAAGCGGATCGGTGTCGCCAAGGCCAACAGCGTGGTCGATGTCGGCATGCTCGAATTCTGTATCCGCGAGGAGCTGAACCGCACCGCGCAGCGCCGCATGGCGGTCTTGCGGCCGCTCAAGGTCGTGATCGAGAACTATCCGGTAGGGCAGACCGAGGAACTCGAGGCGATCAACCATCCGGATGATCCCTCGGCAGGTACGCGAAAAATCACCTTCGGTCGCGAGCTCTATATCGAGCAGGATGACTTCATGGAGAACCCGCCGAAGAAGTTCTTCCGCCTGTCGCCGGGCAACGAGGTGCGGCTGCGCTATGCCTATTTCGTCAAGTGCACCGGTGTGATCAAGAACGACAAGGGCGAGGTGGTGGAGCTGCGCTGCACCTACGATCCCGCGACCAAGGGCGGCAATGCGCCCGACGGCCGCAAGGTCAAGGCGACCATGCACTGGCTGCCGGCGGCGACGTCCGTGCCCGCGGAAATCCGCATCTACAACCAGCTGTTCGCCAATCCGAGCCCCGACGCTTCGAATTTCGCTGCCGATCTCAATCCGAACTCGCTGGAGATCCTCAGTGATGCGCGGGTCGAGGCATCTGTTGCCGAGAGCAATGCGACCGAGCCGATGCAGTTCGAACGCCAGGGCTATTTCGTGCGCGACAAGGACTCGACGCCCGGCAAGCCGGTGTTTTCGCGCACCATTGGCCTGCGCGATACGTTCGCGAAGGAAGTTGCCAAGGGCTGA
- a CDS encoding nuclear transport factor 2 family protein has protein sequence MSSEADAIVSAIIAKWCSGFATLDAAALSSLYSNNAFFFGSNPKLYRGRDGVADYFNGLPRWRRPSAAFSEVQAAHAGPDLINMGATITFDLAGERPDLVVKMSWVIIREDGDWKIVNHHASSKAPLI, from the coding sequence GTGAGTAGTGAAGCCGACGCCATCGTTTCCGCCATCATCGCGAAATGGTGCTCCGGCTTCGCGACGCTCGATGCGGCGGCGCTGTCGTCGCTGTATTCGAACAACGCGTTCTTCTTCGGCTCCAACCCGAAGCTCTATCGGGGCAGGGACGGTGTCGCCGATTATTTCAACGGCCTGCCACGCTGGCGCAGGCCCAGCGCGGCGTTCTCGGAGGTGCAGGCGGCGCACGCGGGGCCGGATCTGATCAACATGGGCGCGACCATCACCTTCGATCTCGCCGGTGAGCGGCCTGATCTCGTCGTCAAGATGAGCTGGGTCATCATCCGCGAGGACGGCGACTGGAAGATCGTCAATCACCATGCGTCATCGAAGGCGCCGCTGATTTAA
- a CDS encoding DUF2171 domain-containing protein, producing the protein MQNIAEHMEVIGADGVHVGTVDKVEGNRIKLTKKDSGEGSHKGHHHFVDKGLVAGVEGNKVRLSAKADVAVTMEQEK; encoded by the coding sequence ATGCAGAACATCGCAGAGCATATGGAAGTCATCGGCGCCGACGGCGTCCATGTCGGCACCGTCGACAAGGTCGAGGGCAACCGCATCAAGCTGACCAAGAAAGACAGCGGCGAGGGCAGCCACAAGGGCCACCATCATTTCGTCGACAAGGGCCTGGTCGCCGGGGTCGAGGGCAACAAGGTCCGGCTGTCGGCCAAGGCGGATGTTGCCGTGACGATGGAACAGGAAAAGTAG